A genomic segment from Diospyros lotus cultivar Yz01 chromosome 5, ASM1463336v1, whole genome shotgun sequence encodes:
- the LOC127801210 gene encoding signal recognition particle 43 kDa protein, chloroplastic, with protein MEALFINPSLSRLKISSTLRPSAAPLSLSSSHRILRHSPHHPFTLRVSAVDNPQQPPQLQEAQVTYEDYDEDESYGEVDRIIGSRALPAGKGMEYLIQWKDDHAPTWVPSDYIAKDVVAEYETPWWTAAKKADDSALKHLVSAADGRDVDAVDEDGRTALIFVAGLGSEPCVRLLAEAGADVNHRENSGGLTALHMAAGYVKPGVAELLIEFGADPEAADDRGRTPLDLAREILKVTPKGNPMQFARRLGLEKVINVLEEAIFEYAEVEEIMERRGKGDKVEYLIKWKDGGDNEWVKAALVAEDLVADFEAGLEYAAAECVLGTREGQDGKKEYLVRWADIEESTWEPEENVDPDLIKEFEEGLRPTKNDPMGYAGEARLSAGGGGS; from the coding sequence atggAAGCTCTATTCATTAACCCATCTCTCTCCCGCCTCAAAATCTCCTCCACCCTCCGCCCTTCCGCCGCCCcgctttctctctcctcctcccaTCGCATTCTCCGACACTCCCCCCACCACCCATTTACCCTCCGAGTCTCCGCCGTCGACAATCCGCAACAACCACCGCAACTTCAAGAAGCACAAGTCACCTACGAAGACTACGACGAAGACGAATCCTACGGTGAAGTCGACAGGATCATCGGCAGCAGAGCGCTGCCGGCCGGCAAGGGCATGGAGTACCTGATCCAGTGGAAGGACGACCACGCCCCCACCTGGGTCCCTTCCGACTACATAGCCAAGGACGTCGTGGCCGAGTACGAGACCCCCTGGTGGACCGCCGCCAAGAAAGCCGACGACTCCGCCCTCAAGCATCTCGTCTCCGCTGCCGACGGCCGGGACGTCGACGCCGTGGACGAGGACGGCCGGACCGCCCTCATCTTCGTCGCTGGCCTCGGCTCCGAGCCCTGCGTCCGGCTGCTGGCCGAAGCCGGCGCGGACGTCAACCACCGCGAGAACAGCGGCGGCTTGACGGCGCTTCACATGGCCGCCGGCTACGTCAAGCCGGGGGTCGCCGAGTTGCTCATCGAGTTCGGCGCCGACCCGGAAGCCGCCGACGATAGAGGGCGCACGCCGCTGGATCTGGCGAGAGAGATTCTGAAGGTGACGCCAAAGGGGAATCCGATGCAATTCGCTAGGAGGTTGGGACTGGAGAAAGTGATAAACGTTCTGGAAGAAGCAATATTCGAGTACGCCGAGGTGGAGGAGATAATGGAGAGGAGAGGGAAAGGGGATAAAGTAGAGTATTTGATCAAGTGGAAGGATGGCGGAGATAACGAGTGGGTGAAGGCGGCGCTAGTGGCGGAGGACCTGGTGGCCGACTTCGAGGCAGGGCTGGAATACGCTGCGGCCGAGTGCGTGTTGGGGACGAGGGAGGGGCAAGATGGTAAAAAGGAATATCTCGTCAGATGGGCGGATATAGAAGAAAGCACTTGGGAGCCTGAAGAGAACGTTGATCCTGATTTGATCAAGGAGTTTGAAGAGGGCCTGAGGCCCACCAAGAATGATCCTATGGGCTATGCGGGGGAGGCCCGATTGAGCGCGGGTGGTGGTGGTTCGTAG